The Astatotilapia calliptera chromosome 17, fAstCal1.2, whole genome shotgun sequence genome has a segment encoding these proteins:
- the LOC113009745 gene encoding forkhead box protein M1-like isoform X3, with protein sequence MFYRKLCLKLSFESIEVFTRIYFDLLHREKYLTLIIPLNNLAHFNDLTMRRSPTRPRILKRRKLPFHQNATDSQPGESGSKDPSIPAAVQSFPGGIRIMDHPSKSDTQVVVSPEKVEAQSVIGDLTAKGNECGAQGPNKFILLSGSGNKWDYGADPQSAAEAAATRSTEGHKVKAETTRSFPGDKLLTEIKPLNKDVNCGPFDDSLTDLKWLGRMSTCALEPNSTKQLSSKENQNSLQTFQAHNTHTSAEAPQQPISERPPYSYMVMIQFAINSRKNRRMTLKEICMWIEDNFPYYRDVAKPGWKNSIRHNLSVHDLFIRETSPDGKMSFWTIRPEANRCLTLDHVYKHQKRTLPDARKTPTSSERKMKPLLPRTDSYLVPIQLPVTPSVYLPSTSTPFPPPCSQQKGNNSRGTKRVRIAPKVTQSDSPAVMISPQKNTDFKVEVKEELVCVPIKCETPKAPPKRQASSSRRKQRLVLSVNEEPVLLCHESNFFDSGVASNALTFQDNPHIELDEDKHGQESPDREFSFKTQIKSRSHLTSSTPSKPPSYVASFKVTPVGKGSQNILDFSPSHTPGGPTDTPQHDYTTFSFSSTPFKDLPLFNSPRELLTSAPSRVTGPAESPTECLKSSCSRELLQGGSSTTANRSITEGLVLDTMNDSLSKILLDVSFSGLDDDDLGGPTDTPQHDNTTFSFSSTPFKDLPLFNSPTELLKSAPSRVTGPAESPTGCFTSSYSRKLLWGGGAPASPSITEGLVSDTLNNNLNKILLDISLSSLDDDELGMANMSWSELFPQLK encoded by the exons ATGTTTTACCGCAAATTATGTCTGAAGTTGTCATTTGAGTCTATTGAGGTTTTCACTAGAATATATTTTGACTTGTTACATCGGGAAAAATACTTAACCTTAAT AATACCCCTGAACAACTTGGCACATTTCAATGATCTGACCATGAGACGGAGCCCGACGAGACCCCGGATtctcaaaagaagaaaactgccTTTTCATCAAAATGCGACGGATTCACAGCCTGGAGAATCAGGCTCCAAAGATCCGTCAATACCAGCTGCTGTTCAGAGCTTTCCTGGTGGTATCCGCATCATGGACCATCCATCCAAGTCTGATACTCAGGTGGTTGTCAGTCCCGAAAAAGTAGAAGCTCAAAGCGTTATTGGGGACCTCACAGCTAAAGGCAATGAATGTGGTGCCCAGGGCCCAAACAAGTTCATTCTTCTGAGTGGGAGTGGCAACAAGTGGGACTATGGAGCTGATCCTCAGTCTGCTGCTGAAGCGGCTGCTACAAGGAGTACAGAAGGACATAAAGTCAAAGCTGAAACTACACGCAGTTTCCCAGGTGACAAACTTCTAACTGAAATTAAACCAT TGAATAAGGATGTAAACTGCGGTCCCTTTGACGACAGCCTTACCGACCTTAAGTGGTTGGGTAGGATGAGCACATGTGCCTTGGAGCCAAATTCTACAAAGCAGCTCAGCAGCAAGGAGAACCAGAACTCTTTACAGACTTTTCAG GCACACAATACACATACCAGTGCAGAAGCTCCTCAACAACCCATTTCAGAGAGGCCACCGTACTCCTACATGGTCATGATCCAGTTTGCTATCAATAGCAGAAAGAACAGGAGGATGACCCTCAAAGAGATTTGCATGTGGATTGAGGACAACTTCCCTTACTATAGAGATGTGGCCAAACCAGGCTGGAAG AATTCCATCCGCCATAACCTCTCTGTGCATGACCTGTTCATTCGTGAAACGTCTCCAGATGGTAAAATGTCTTTCTGGACTATCCGACCTGAAGCCAATCGATGCCTCACACTTGATCATGTGTACAAG CACCAAAAGAGGACACTTCCAGATGCAAGAAAAACACCAACTAGCTCTG agAGAAAGATGAAACCTCTTCTGCCTCGAACCGATTCATACTTGGTGCCCATACAGCTCCCCGTCACTCCTTCTGTCTACCTGCCATCCACTTCTACCCCTTTTCCTCCGCCCTGCTCCCAGCAGAAGGGGAACAATTCACGAGGAACAAAGAGAGTCCGCATAGCACCGAAG GTGACACAAAGTGATTCCCCAGCTGTGATGATATCTCCTCAGAAGAATACGGACTTTAAGGTAGAAGTGAAGGAGGAGCTGGTATGTGTTCCAATTAAATGCGAGACCCCCAAAGCTCCTCCAAAGAGACAAGCCAGCAGCTCACGGCGCAAACAGCGCTTGGTTCTCTCTGTGAATGAAGAGCCTGTTCTCCTCTGCCACGAAAGTAATTTCTTTGACTCTGGCGTAGCCTCCAATGCTTTGACATTCCAGGACAATCCACATATTGAGCTGGATGAAGACAAGCATGGGCAGGAAAGCCCAGATAGGGAGTTCTCATTCAAAACCCAGATAAAAAGTAGAAGCCATTTGACCTCATCCACCCCCAGCAAGCCACCTTCTTATGTTGCGTCTTTTAAAGTGACCCCGGTGGGCAAAGGAAGTCAAAATATTCTGGACTTCAGCCCTAGTCATACACCAGGTGGTCCCACAGATACTCCACAACACGACTACACCAccttcagcttcagcagcacTCCCTTTAAAGACTTGCCTCTGTTTAACTCCCCAAGAGAGCTGCTCACATCTGCTCCCTCCAGAGTGACCGGACCAGCAGAGTCGCCCACCGAATGCCTCAAAAGTAGCTGCTCCAGAGAGCTTCTGCAGGGAGGCAGTTCCACAACAGCCAATCGGTCAATCACAGAGGGCCTCGTCTTGGATACCATGAACGACAGCCTGAGCAAGATATTGTTGGATGTTAGCTTCTCTGGTCTGGATGATGACGACCTTG GTGGTCCCACAGATACTCCACAACACGACAACACCAccttcagcttcagcagcacTCCCTTTAAAGACTTGCCTCTGTTTAACTCCCCAACTGAGCTTCTCAAATCCGCTCCGTCCAGAGTGACCGGACCAGCAGAGTCACCCACCGGATGCTTCACAAGTAGTTACTCCAGAAAGCTTTTGTGGGGAGGAGGCGCACCAGCCAGTCCCTCAATCACAGAGGGCCTCGTCTCAGATACCTTGAACAACAACCTGAACAAGATATTGTTGGATATTAGCTTGTCTAGTCTTGATGATGATGAACTTGGTATGGCAAACATGAGCTGGTCTGAGTTGTTCCCTCAGCTGAAGTAG
- the LOC113009745 gene encoding forkhead box protein M1-like isoform X2, with the protein MFYRKLCLKLSFESIEVFTRIYFDLLHREKYLTLIIPLNNLAHFNDLTMRRSPTRPRILKRRKLPFHQNATDSQPGESGSKDPSIPAAVQSFPGGIRIMDHPSKSDTQVVVSPEKVEAQSVIGDLTAKGNECGAQGPNKFILLSGSGNKWDYGADPQSAAEAAATRSTEGHKVKAETTRSFPVNKDVNCGPFDDSLTDLKWLGRMSTCALEPNSTKQLSSKENQNSLQTFQAHNTHTSAEAPQQPISERPPYSYMVMIQFAINSRKNRRMTLKEICMWIEDNFPYYRDVAKPGWKNSIRHNLSVHDLFIRETSPDGKMSFWTIRPEANRCLTLDHVYKPGCDPVTATVPVPMLLLANQHQKRTLPDARKTPTSSERKMKPLLPRTDSYLVPIQLPVTPSVYLPSTSTPFPPPCSQQKGNNSRGTKRVRIAPKVTQSDSPAVMISPQKNTDFKVEVKEELVCVPIKCETPKAPPKRQASSSRRKQRLVLSVNEEPVLLCHESNFFDSGVASNALTFQDNPHIELDEDKHGQESPDREFSFKTQIKSRSHLTSSTPSKPPSYVASFKVTPVGKGSQNILDFSPSHTPGGPTDTPQHDYTTFSFSSTPFKDLPLFNSPRELLTSAPSRVTGPAESPTECLKSSCSRELLQGGSSTTANRSITEGLVLDTMNDSLSKILLDVSFSGLDDDDLGGPTDTPQHDNTTFSFSSTPFKDLPLFNSPTELLKSAPSRVTGPAESPTGCFTSSYSRKLLWGGGAPASPSITEGLVSDTLNNNLNKILLDISLSSLDDDELGMANMSWSELFPQLK; encoded by the exons ATGTTTTACCGCAAATTATGTCTGAAGTTGTCATTTGAGTCTATTGAGGTTTTCACTAGAATATATTTTGACTTGTTACATCGGGAAAAATACTTAACCTTAAT AATACCCCTGAACAACTTGGCACATTTCAATGATCTGACCATGAGACGGAGCCCGACGAGACCCCGGATtctcaaaagaagaaaactgccTTTTCATCAAAATGCGACGGATTCACAGCCTGGAGAATCAGGCTCCAAAGATCCGTCAATACCAGCTGCTGTTCAGAGCTTTCCTGGTGGTATCCGCATCATGGACCATCCATCCAAGTCTGATACTCAGGTGGTTGTCAGTCCCGAAAAAGTAGAAGCTCAAAGCGTTATTGGGGACCTCACAGCTAAAGGCAATGAATGTGGTGCCCAGGGCCCAAACAAGTTCATTCTTCTGAGTGGGAGTGGCAACAAGTGGGACTATGGAGCTGATCCTCAGTCTGCTGCTGAAGCGGCTGCTACAAGGAGTACAGAAGGACATAAAGTCAAAGCTGAAACTACACGCAGTTTCCCAG TGAATAAGGATGTAAACTGCGGTCCCTTTGACGACAGCCTTACCGACCTTAAGTGGTTGGGTAGGATGAGCACATGTGCCTTGGAGCCAAATTCTACAAAGCAGCTCAGCAGCAAGGAGAACCAGAACTCTTTACAGACTTTTCAG GCACACAATACACATACCAGTGCAGAAGCTCCTCAACAACCCATTTCAGAGAGGCCACCGTACTCCTACATGGTCATGATCCAGTTTGCTATCAATAGCAGAAAGAACAGGAGGATGACCCTCAAAGAGATTTGCATGTGGATTGAGGACAACTTCCCTTACTATAGAGATGTGGCCAAACCAGGCTGGAAG AATTCCATCCGCCATAACCTCTCTGTGCATGACCTGTTCATTCGTGAAACGTCTCCAGATGGTAAAATGTCTTTCTGGACTATCCGACCTGAAGCCAATCGATGCCTCACACTTGATCATGTGTACAAG CCGGGCTGTGATCCAGTGACTGCCACTGTTCCTGTGCCAATGCTTTTACTGGCTAATCAA CACCAAAAGAGGACACTTCCAGATGCAAGAAAAACACCAACTAGCTCTG agAGAAAGATGAAACCTCTTCTGCCTCGAACCGATTCATACTTGGTGCCCATACAGCTCCCCGTCACTCCTTCTGTCTACCTGCCATCCACTTCTACCCCTTTTCCTCCGCCCTGCTCCCAGCAGAAGGGGAACAATTCACGAGGAACAAAGAGAGTCCGCATAGCACCGAAG GTGACACAAAGTGATTCCCCAGCTGTGATGATATCTCCTCAGAAGAATACGGACTTTAAGGTAGAAGTGAAGGAGGAGCTGGTATGTGTTCCAATTAAATGCGAGACCCCCAAAGCTCCTCCAAAGAGACAAGCCAGCAGCTCACGGCGCAAACAGCGCTTGGTTCTCTCTGTGAATGAAGAGCCTGTTCTCCTCTGCCACGAAAGTAATTTCTTTGACTCTGGCGTAGCCTCCAATGCTTTGACATTCCAGGACAATCCACATATTGAGCTGGATGAAGACAAGCATGGGCAGGAAAGCCCAGATAGGGAGTTCTCATTCAAAACCCAGATAAAAAGTAGAAGCCATTTGACCTCATCCACCCCCAGCAAGCCACCTTCTTATGTTGCGTCTTTTAAAGTGACCCCGGTGGGCAAAGGAAGTCAAAATATTCTGGACTTCAGCCCTAGTCATACACCAGGTGGTCCCACAGATACTCCACAACACGACTACACCAccttcagcttcagcagcacTCCCTTTAAAGACTTGCCTCTGTTTAACTCCCCAAGAGAGCTGCTCACATCTGCTCCCTCCAGAGTGACCGGACCAGCAGAGTCGCCCACCGAATGCCTCAAAAGTAGCTGCTCCAGAGAGCTTCTGCAGGGAGGCAGTTCCACAACAGCCAATCGGTCAATCACAGAGGGCCTCGTCTTGGATACCATGAACGACAGCCTGAGCAAGATATTGTTGGATGTTAGCTTCTCTGGTCTGGATGATGACGACCTTG GTGGTCCCACAGATACTCCACAACACGACAACACCAccttcagcttcagcagcacTCCCTTTAAAGACTTGCCTCTGTTTAACTCCCCAACTGAGCTTCTCAAATCCGCTCCGTCCAGAGTGACCGGACCAGCAGAGTCACCCACCGGATGCTTCACAAGTAGTTACTCCAGAAAGCTTTTGTGGGGAGGAGGCGCACCAGCCAGTCCCTCAATCACAGAGGGCCTCGTCTCAGATACCTTGAACAACAACCTGAACAAGATATTGTTGGATATTAGCTTGTCTAGTCTTGATGATGATGAACTTGGTATGGCAAACATGAGCTGGTCTGAGTTGTTCCCTCAGCTGAAGTAG
- the LOC113009745 gene encoding forkhead box protein M1-like isoform X1: MFYRKLCLKLSFESIEVFTRIYFDLLHREKYLTLIIPLNNLAHFNDLTMRRSPTRPRILKRRKLPFHQNATDSQPGESGSKDPSIPAAVQSFPGGIRIMDHPSKSDTQVVVSPEKVEAQSVIGDLTAKGNECGAQGPNKFILLSGSGNKWDYGADPQSAAEAAATRSTEGHKVKAETTRSFPGDKLLTEIKPLNKDVNCGPFDDSLTDLKWLGRMSTCALEPNSTKQLSSKENQNSLQTFQAHNTHTSAEAPQQPISERPPYSYMVMIQFAINSRKNRRMTLKEICMWIEDNFPYYRDVAKPGWKNSIRHNLSVHDLFIRETSPDGKMSFWTIRPEANRCLTLDHVYKPGCDPVTATVPVPMLLLANQHQKRTLPDARKTPTSSERKMKPLLPRTDSYLVPIQLPVTPSVYLPSTSTPFPPPCSQQKGNNSRGTKRVRIAPKVTQSDSPAVMISPQKNTDFKVEVKEELVCVPIKCETPKAPPKRQASSSRRKQRLVLSVNEEPVLLCHESNFFDSGVASNALTFQDNPHIELDEDKHGQESPDREFSFKTQIKSRSHLTSSTPSKPPSYVASFKVTPVGKGSQNILDFSPSHTPGGPTDTPQHDYTTFSFSSTPFKDLPLFNSPRELLTSAPSRVTGPAESPTECLKSSCSRELLQGGSSTTANRSITEGLVLDTMNDSLSKILLDVSFSGLDDDDLGGPTDTPQHDNTTFSFSSTPFKDLPLFNSPTELLKSAPSRVTGPAESPTGCFTSSYSRKLLWGGGAPASPSITEGLVSDTLNNNLNKILLDISLSSLDDDELGMANMSWSELFPQLK, encoded by the exons ATGTTTTACCGCAAATTATGTCTGAAGTTGTCATTTGAGTCTATTGAGGTTTTCACTAGAATATATTTTGACTTGTTACATCGGGAAAAATACTTAACCTTAAT AATACCCCTGAACAACTTGGCACATTTCAATGATCTGACCATGAGACGGAGCCCGACGAGACCCCGGATtctcaaaagaagaaaactgccTTTTCATCAAAATGCGACGGATTCACAGCCTGGAGAATCAGGCTCCAAAGATCCGTCAATACCAGCTGCTGTTCAGAGCTTTCCTGGTGGTATCCGCATCATGGACCATCCATCCAAGTCTGATACTCAGGTGGTTGTCAGTCCCGAAAAAGTAGAAGCTCAAAGCGTTATTGGGGACCTCACAGCTAAAGGCAATGAATGTGGTGCCCAGGGCCCAAACAAGTTCATTCTTCTGAGTGGGAGTGGCAACAAGTGGGACTATGGAGCTGATCCTCAGTCTGCTGCTGAAGCGGCTGCTACAAGGAGTACAGAAGGACATAAAGTCAAAGCTGAAACTACACGCAGTTTCCCAGGTGACAAACTTCTAACTGAAATTAAACCAT TGAATAAGGATGTAAACTGCGGTCCCTTTGACGACAGCCTTACCGACCTTAAGTGGTTGGGTAGGATGAGCACATGTGCCTTGGAGCCAAATTCTACAAAGCAGCTCAGCAGCAAGGAGAACCAGAACTCTTTACAGACTTTTCAG GCACACAATACACATACCAGTGCAGAAGCTCCTCAACAACCCATTTCAGAGAGGCCACCGTACTCCTACATGGTCATGATCCAGTTTGCTATCAATAGCAGAAAGAACAGGAGGATGACCCTCAAAGAGATTTGCATGTGGATTGAGGACAACTTCCCTTACTATAGAGATGTGGCCAAACCAGGCTGGAAG AATTCCATCCGCCATAACCTCTCTGTGCATGACCTGTTCATTCGTGAAACGTCTCCAGATGGTAAAATGTCTTTCTGGACTATCCGACCTGAAGCCAATCGATGCCTCACACTTGATCATGTGTACAAG CCGGGCTGTGATCCAGTGACTGCCACTGTTCCTGTGCCAATGCTTTTACTGGCTAATCAA CACCAAAAGAGGACACTTCCAGATGCAAGAAAAACACCAACTAGCTCTG agAGAAAGATGAAACCTCTTCTGCCTCGAACCGATTCATACTTGGTGCCCATACAGCTCCCCGTCACTCCTTCTGTCTACCTGCCATCCACTTCTACCCCTTTTCCTCCGCCCTGCTCCCAGCAGAAGGGGAACAATTCACGAGGAACAAAGAGAGTCCGCATAGCACCGAAG GTGACACAAAGTGATTCCCCAGCTGTGATGATATCTCCTCAGAAGAATACGGACTTTAAGGTAGAAGTGAAGGAGGAGCTGGTATGTGTTCCAATTAAATGCGAGACCCCCAAAGCTCCTCCAAAGAGACAAGCCAGCAGCTCACGGCGCAAACAGCGCTTGGTTCTCTCTGTGAATGAAGAGCCTGTTCTCCTCTGCCACGAAAGTAATTTCTTTGACTCTGGCGTAGCCTCCAATGCTTTGACATTCCAGGACAATCCACATATTGAGCTGGATGAAGACAAGCATGGGCAGGAAAGCCCAGATAGGGAGTTCTCATTCAAAACCCAGATAAAAAGTAGAAGCCATTTGACCTCATCCACCCCCAGCAAGCCACCTTCTTATGTTGCGTCTTTTAAAGTGACCCCGGTGGGCAAAGGAAGTCAAAATATTCTGGACTTCAGCCCTAGTCATACACCAGGTGGTCCCACAGATACTCCACAACACGACTACACCAccttcagcttcagcagcacTCCCTTTAAAGACTTGCCTCTGTTTAACTCCCCAAGAGAGCTGCTCACATCTGCTCCCTCCAGAGTGACCGGACCAGCAGAGTCGCCCACCGAATGCCTCAAAAGTAGCTGCTCCAGAGAGCTTCTGCAGGGAGGCAGTTCCACAACAGCCAATCGGTCAATCACAGAGGGCCTCGTCTTGGATACCATGAACGACAGCCTGAGCAAGATATTGTTGGATGTTAGCTTCTCTGGTCTGGATGATGACGACCTTG GTGGTCCCACAGATACTCCACAACACGACAACACCAccttcagcttcagcagcacTCCCTTTAAAGACTTGCCTCTGTTTAACTCCCCAACTGAGCTTCTCAAATCCGCTCCGTCCAGAGTGACCGGACCAGCAGAGTCACCCACCGGATGCTTCACAAGTAGTTACTCCAGAAAGCTTTTGTGGGGAGGAGGCGCACCAGCCAGTCCCTCAATCACAGAGGGCCTCGTCTCAGATACCTTGAACAACAACCTGAACAAGATATTGTTGGATATTAGCTTGTCTAGTCTTGATGATGATGAACTTGGTATGGCAAACATGAGCTGGTCTGAGTTGTTCCCTCAGCTGAAGTAG
- the LOC113009745 gene encoding forkhead box protein M1-like isoform X4 — protein MFYRKLCLKLSFESIEVFTRIYFDLLHREKYLTLIIPLNNLAHFNDLTMRRSPTRPRILKRRKLPFHQNATDSQPGESGSKDPSIPAAVQSFPGGIRIMDHPSKSDTQVVVSPEKVEAQSVIGDLTAKGNECGAQGPNKFILLSGSGNKWDYGADPQSAAEAAATRSTEGHKVKAETTRSFPVNKDVNCGPFDDSLTDLKWLGRMSTCALEPNSTKQLSSKENQNSLQTFQAHNTHTSAEAPQQPISERPPYSYMVMIQFAINSRKNRRMTLKEICMWIEDNFPYYRDVAKPGWKNSIRHNLSVHDLFIRETSPDGKMSFWTIRPEANRCLTLDHVYKHQKRTLPDARKTPTSSERKMKPLLPRTDSYLVPIQLPVTPSVYLPSTSTPFPPPCSQQKGNNSRGTKRVRIAPKVTQSDSPAVMISPQKNTDFKVEVKEELVCVPIKCETPKAPPKRQASSSRRKQRLVLSVNEEPVLLCHESNFFDSGVASNALTFQDNPHIELDEDKHGQESPDREFSFKTQIKSRSHLTSSTPSKPPSYVASFKVTPVGKGSQNILDFSPSHTPGGPTDTPQHDYTTFSFSSTPFKDLPLFNSPRELLTSAPSRVTGPAESPTECLKSSCSRELLQGGSSTTANRSITEGLVLDTMNDSLSKILLDVSFSGLDDDDLGGPTDTPQHDNTTFSFSSTPFKDLPLFNSPTELLKSAPSRVTGPAESPTGCFTSSYSRKLLWGGGAPASPSITEGLVSDTLNNNLNKILLDISLSSLDDDELGMANMSWSELFPQLK, from the exons ATGTTTTACCGCAAATTATGTCTGAAGTTGTCATTTGAGTCTATTGAGGTTTTCACTAGAATATATTTTGACTTGTTACATCGGGAAAAATACTTAACCTTAAT AATACCCCTGAACAACTTGGCACATTTCAATGATCTGACCATGAGACGGAGCCCGACGAGACCCCGGATtctcaaaagaagaaaactgccTTTTCATCAAAATGCGACGGATTCACAGCCTGGAGAATCAGGCTCCAAAGATCCGTCAATACCAGCTGCTGTTCAGAGCTTTCCTGGTGGTATCCGCATCATGGACCATCCATCCAAGTCTGATACTCAGGTGGTTGTCAGTCCCGAAAAAGTAGAAGCTCAAAGCGTTATTGGGGACCTCACAGCTAAAGGCAATGAATGTGGTGCCCAGGGCCCAAACAAGTTCATTCTTCTGAGTGGGAGTGGCAACAAGTGGGACTATGGAGCTGATCCTCAGTCTGCTGCTGAAGCGGCTGCTACAAGGAGTACAGAAGGACATAAAGTCAAAGCTGAAACTACACGCAGTTTCCCAG TGAATAAGGATGTAAACTGCGGTCCCTTTGACGACAGCCTTACCGACCTTAAGTGGTTGGGTAGGATGAGCACATGTGCCTTGGAGCCAAATTCTACAAAGCAGCTCAGCAGCAAGGAGAACCAGAACTCTTTACAGACTTTTCAG GCACACAATACACATACCAGTGCAGAAGCTCCTCAACAACCCATTTCAGAGAGGCCACCGTACTCCTACATGGTCATGATCCAGTTTGCTATCAATAGCAGAAAGAACAGGAGGATGACCCTCAAAGAGATTTGCATGTGGATTGAGGACAACTTCCCTTACTATAGAGATGTGGCCAAACCAGGCTGGAAG AATTCCATCCGCCATAACCTCTCTGTGCATGACCTGTTCATTCGTGAAACGTCTCCAGATGGTAAAATGTCTTTCTGGACTATCCGACCTGAAGCCAATCGATGCCTCACACTTGATCATGTGTACAAG CACCAAAAGAGGACACTTCCAGATGCAAGAAAAACACCAACTAGCTCTG agAGAAAGATGAAACCTCTTCTGCCTCGAACCGATTCATACTTGGTGCCCATACAGCTCCCCGTCACTCCTTCTGTCTACCTGCCATCCACTTCTACCCCTTTTCCTCCGCCCTGCTCCCAGCAGAAGGGGAACAATTCACGAGGAACAAAGAGAGTCCGCATAGCACCGAAG GTGACACAAAGTGATTCCCCAGCTGTGATGATATCTCCTCAGAAGAATACGGACTTTAAGGTAGAAGTGAAGGAGGAGCTGGTATGTGTTCCAATTAAATGCGAGACCCCCAAAGCTCCTCCAAAGAGACAAGCCAGCAGCTCACGGCGCAAACAGCGCTTGGTTCTCTCTGTGAATGAAGAGCCTGTTCTCCTCTGCCACGAAAGTAATTTCTTTGACTCTGGCGTAGCCTCCAATGCTTTGACATTCCAGGACAATCCACATATTGAGCTGGATGAAGACAAGCATGGGCAGGAAAGCCCAGATAGGGAGTTCTCATTCAAAACCCAGATAAAAAGTAGAAGCCATTTGACCTCATCCACCCCCAGCAAGCCACCTTCTTATGTTGCGTCTTTTAAAGTGACCCCGGTGGGCAAAGGAAGTCAAAATATTCTGGACTTCAGCCCTAGTCATACACCAGGTGGTCCCACAGATACTCCACAACACGACTACACCAccttcagcttcagcagcacTCCCTTTAAAGACTTGCCTCTGTTTAACTCCCCAAGAGAGCTGCTCACATCTGCTCCCTCCAGAGTGACCGGACCAGCAGAGTCGCCCACCGAATGCCTCAAAAGTAGCTGCTCCAGAGAGCTTCTGCAGGGAGGCAGTTCCACAACAGCCAATCGGTCAATCACAGAGGGCCTCGTCTTGGATACCATGAACGACAGCCTGAGCAAGATATTGTTGGATGTTAGCTTCTCTGGTCTGGATGATGACGACCTTG GTGGTCCCACAGATACTCCACAACACGACAACACCAccttcagcttcagcagcacTCCCTTTAAAGACTTGCCTCTGTTTAACTCCCCAACTGAGCTTCTCAAATCCGCTCCGTCCAGAGTGACCGGACCAGCAGAGTCACCCACCGGATGCTTCACAAGTAGTTACTCCAGAAAGCTTTTGTGGGGAGGAGGCGCACCAGCCAGTCCCTCAATCACAGAGGGCCTCGTCTCAGATACCTTGAACAACAACCTGAACAAGATATTGTTGGATATTAGCTTGTCTAGTCTTGATGATGATGAACTTGGTATGGCAAACATGAGCTGGTCTGAGTTGTTCCCTCAGCTGAAGTAG